The nucleotide window GGAATCAAAGCCGGTGAGCAGCATATCCACCACGATGGTGATGTCGATTTTGTTTTTGTGCGCGTAGTCGCTATTGGGGTATTGTTGATCTTTGATGCGTTGCTGCACATTCTGATAATAGAGATCGAATTCGTTGATGGTGTGGTTGATATCGTATTGCCGGTTGTAGTCGGCAATGATCATTTTCAGTGCGGCTTTTTTCTTTTCCGGCTCTATCTGGTTGTCGGCTTTTTCCTGCGGCAGGTCGTCTTGCAGTTGTTTGATGTCTTTGACATTGTTGATGTTGTTACCGCTGCTCTCTGCATCGTTGGCCACCGCCTGCGCGGGGGGTGAGAAGACGCAGGCGATATTTAGCGGTTGGTAGTCCTCATCGTCGGCCTGTTTTTGTGCCTGAATGGCTTTGAACTGCTCAACGTATTCAATGGCGAGGTTGATGGACGCGGTGGCCAGCAGGGCATTGAAACGGCGCTCATTGGTGGCGCTGTTGTGTTTTTCGATGATGGCTTCGATAACGGCTTCGGCGGGCGGGGTTTGGCCTTTTTTGGGTTTTTTGTCACCGTCCTTACCAAAGTAATCGATATGAAAGCTGAGCACGTTTTTATCTTCGATAGCGTGGGTGATGGTGTAGGCATGCAGCTCTTTCTCGAAGATCTCTTCGGTGGTTTTGTAGCTGCCGACATTGCCGTCGAACTGCTTGTAAGTAGCATTTTTTTCAAAAATGGGCGTGCCGGTAAAGCCAAACAGTTGCGCTTTGGGGAAGAAGCTTTTAATGGCGTTGTGGTTGTCGCCAAACTGGGAGCGATGGCATTCGTCAAAAATAAATACCACGCGTTTATCCCGCAGCGGCTCAAGCCGTTGCTTGTAGGTTTGCTGGCCTTGTTTGCTTTTGGACTGGTTGCGCTTGCTGTTTTCATCCAACGCGAGGCCGAGCTTCTGGATGGTGGTAACGATCACCTTGTCGGCAAAGTCTTCCGATAACATGCGCCGCACCAGTGCTTCGGTGTTGGTGTTTTGTTCGACACAGTTTGGTTGGAATTTGTTAAATTCTTCACGGGTCTGGCGATCGAGGTCTTTGCGATCCACCACAAACAGACATTTTTCAATGTCGGGATTGTCTTTGAGCAGGGTCGAGGTCTTGAATGAGGTGAGGGTTTTACCGCTGCCGGTGGTGTGCCAGATATAACCATTGCCACGGTTCTGATGGATGGCCTCAACAATCGCCTTGACCGCATAGATTTGATAGGGGCGCATGATGAGCATTTTTTGCTCGCTCTGCACCAGCACCATGTAACGGCTGATCAATTTGCCCAGGGTGCATTTGGCGAGGAAGTCGTCGGCAAAATCATACAGGTGGGCGATTTTATGATTGGCTTTGTCAGCATGCTGGTAGATCGGCAAAAAGCGTTCTTCGGCATTAAAACTGAAATGCTGGTTGGGGTTGTTGGCGAAGTAGCGGGTGTCGCTTTCGTTGCTGACAATAAATAGCTGCATAAAACAGAGCAGCGTGTTGGTGTAGCCATTGCCGGGGTCATTTTTGTAGGTGACGATCTGTTCCATGGCGCGGCGCGGGCTGATTTGCAGGGTTTTCAGTTCGATCTGCACCACCGGCACGCCATTAATGAGCAACATGACATCATAGCGGTGGTGGCTATTGTCGGTATTGATGCGTAGCTGGTTGATGACTTCAAAGTCGTTTTTACACCAGTCTTTAATATTAACCAGGGTAAATTCCAGCGGCGTGCCGTCTTCACGCAGGAACAGGTTCTTTTCGCGCAGTTTTTGCGCGGCGGTGAAAACATCGGCAGTGATGATTTCATCGCGCAGGCGAGCGAATTCGGCATCGGTGAGATTGACGCGATTCAGTGCCTCGAATTTCTGGCGGAAGTTTTGCTCAAGAGTTGCCTTATCGCGAATGTCATCGCGGTAGGTGTATTTGAGGTCAACCAGTTTATCAATCAAACCTTGTTCTATTTGGCTTTCTGTAGTCATGTGCCGCCCAATTTTATGGAGTAAGGGTCAAAGTAGTTGATTTGCTGGCGGCCATGACTCGCCTAGATTCTGACGCACGGCTGGCTTCACTCTACCGCCTCCCTCCTTGGAGGGAAGGTGAATGCTGCAAACGCACTGCAATGTACAACAAGTTCCCATCTAATCCAAGAGGTAGCCAATCTGGCAGCAGGTTAAATAATGGGGCATAAATAAACCTACTCGGTTCTCCTCCCTGCTTAAGGCTGGGTGAGTGTGGCGCGGATAATTCATGACTTGTTCTGCGCTTCCTTATACAGACACCAGGCTCCCCAGCCACCTTTTAGGCTGAAAACATGGTTCAATCCTTGGGTAGAGAGGTATTCGGCCATTTTTTGACTGCTAACGCCATGATAGCAATAGACCAGCACCGGTGATTCGGCATCCTGCTCGTCGATCACTTTCATTACATGCTCTTCGGTGGCCTGAGTGGCCTGATTAATATGCCCTGCAACGTAAGCGTTGCTGTCACGCATATCGAGCACCACAATCTCTGGGTGTTGCAGTAGCGAGGTCACTTGGTTGGCGGCA belongs to Gammaproteobacteria bacterium and includes:
- a CDS encoding thiosulfate sulfurtransferase; amino-acid sequence: MSYQVIAANQVTSLLQHPEIVVLDMRDSNAYVAGHINQATQATEEHVMKVIDEQDAESPVLVYCYHGVSSQKMAEYLSTQGLNHVFSLKGGWGAWCLYKEAQNKS
- a CDS encoding HsdR family type I site-specific deoxyribonuclease, with the translated sequence MTTESQIEQGLIDKLVDLKYTYRDDIRDKATLEQNFRQKFEALNRVNLTDAEFARLRDEIITADVFTAAQKLREKNLFLREDGTPLEFTLVNIKDWCKNDFEVINQLRINTDNSHHRYDVMLLINGVPVVQIELKTLQISPRRAMEQIVTYKNDPGNGYTNTLLCFMQLFIVSNESDTRYFANNPNQHFSFNAEERFLPIYQHADKANHKIAHLYDFADDFLAKCTLGKLISRYMVLVQSEQKMLIMRPYQIYAVKAIVEAIHQNRGNGYIWHTTGSGKTLTSFKTSTLLKDNPDIEKCLFVVDRKDLDRQTREEFNKFQPNCVEQNTNTEALVRRMLSEDFADKVIVTTIQKLGLALDENSKRNQSKSKQGQQTYKQRLEPLRDKRVVFIFDECHRSQFGDNHNAIKSFFPKAQLFGFTGTPIFEKNATYKQFDGNVGSYKTTEEIFEKELHAYTITHAIEDKNVLSFHIDYFGKDGDKKPKKGQTPPAEAVIEAIIEKHNSATNERRFNALLATASINLAIEYVEQFKAIQAQKQADDEDYQPLNIACVFSPPAQAVANDAESSGNNINNVKDIKQLQDDLPQEKADNQIEPEKKKAALKMIIADYNRQYDINHTINEFDLYYQNVQQRIKDQQYPNSDYAHKNKIDITIVVDMLLTGFDSKYLNTLYVDKNLKHHGLIQAFSRTNRVLNDSKPWGNILDFRYQENEVDAAIQLFSGAASDKAREIWLVDPAPKVVKKYKEAVAQLDTFMQSKGLDCEPSQVLNLKGDTAKAEFINHFKEVQKLKTQLAQYTDLDDTS